The Borrelia hispanica CRI genome has a window encoding:
- the uvrA gene encoding excinuclease ABC subunit UvrA encodes MKENITVRGAREHNLKNVDVDIPRNSLVVISGKSGSGKSSLAFDTIFAEGQRRYMESVSSYARQFLGVMKKPNVEYIGGLSPAISIEQKTISNNPRSTVGTITEIYDYYRLLFAKVGKPYCPNDGNLIEEQSLDNIINVILSYSEGSKVILFAPIVMGAKGTHNKELEKILNQGFARVRIDFQDYLIEDAVNLKLDKNKKHNIEIIIDKIKLSNDIRVRLSESIETALLVSNGYLRVEIEDDFKKIDRIFTEHNSCPLCGFSLPAIEPRLFSFNSPFGACSECSGLGIILDFDFEKICPNMKLSFNEDAFITFKSSSPWALAIFKGLSKHYGFKLNTPISDIPKDVLQKILYGDNVKIDFVYKSREMEAKEISGGFHYSKEFEGLIPLLKRRYLATESDSARSFYESLMSRRICNFCKGKRLSCEALSVKLGGKDIQELNSLSVMDSYLFFENIEFDEFDTKIAKEILKEIRSRLKFLIDVGLSYLCLDRISGTLSGGEAQRIRLATQIGSALAGVLYVLDEPSIGLHQRDNEKLVKTLVNLKELGNTVIVVEHDEQTLRTADYIIDVGPGAGIYGGEIVAKGILSDILNNENSLTGKYLSGQLKIEVPEVRRKIGKSKIVLFNANKNNLKNINVHIPLGVFTVITGVSGSGKSTLLNEVLYPALDSRLKANEIYSDGFENIIGYEQIDKVIQINQKPIGRTPRSNPATYVGFFTEIREIFAKLPESKTRGFKAGRFSFNVKGGRCEKCQGDGYLNIQMHFLPDVFVPCGLCKGKKFNEETLEIRYKGKNIYDVLEMSVLEAKDFFENVPKISHYLNLLKQVGLEYIKLGQSSTTLSGGEAQRIKLAFELGKKSSGKTFYIIDEPTTGLHFDDIRKLLEVLQLLVKNGNTVVLIEHNLDVIKQADYIIDLGPEGGVSGGNIVVSGTPEEVAKCKSSYTGMFLKNLL; translated from the coding sequence TTGAAAGAAAACATTACTGTTAGAGGTGCAAGGGAACATAATTTAAAAAATGTTGATGTTGATATTCCAAGAAATAGTTTGGTGGTAATATCTGGAAAGAGTGGTTCTGGGAAGTCATCCTTAGCTTTTGATACAATTTTTGCAGAAGGACAGAGGAGATATATGGAGTCTGTATCTTCTTATGCAAGGCAGTTTTTGGGCGTAATGAAAAAGCCAAATGTTGAATATATAGGCGGACTTTCTCCTGCTATTTCAATTGAACAGAAAACTATCAGCAATAATCCAAGATCAACGGTTGGGACTATTACTGAAATTTATGATTATTATAGATTGTTGTTTGCAAAAGTTGGCAAGCCATATTGTCCCAATGATGGAAATTTAATCGAAGAGCAATCTTTAGATAATATAATTAATGTTATTTTAAGTTATTCTGAGGGTTCCAAAGTTATATTATTTGCTCCTATTGTTATGGGTGCAAAGGGTACTCATAACAAAGAACTTGAGAAAATATTAAATCAAGGGTTTGCTAGAGTTAGGATAGATTTTCAAGATTATTTAATAGAGGATGCCGTTAACTTAAAATTAGATAAAAATAAAAAGCATAATATTGAAATTATAATAGACAAAATAAAATTGAGTAATGATATAAGAGTGAGACTTTCAGAATCTATTGAAACTGCTTTATTGGTGTCTAATGGATATTTGCGTGTAGAAATTGAAGATGATTTTAAAAAAATAGATAGAATTTTTACAGAGCATAATAGTTGTCCCTTATGTGGGTTTTCTCTTCCTGCAATAGAACCAAGGCTTTTTTCATTTAATAGTCCGTTTGGAGCTTGTAGTGAATGTTCTGGGCTTGGTATTATACTTGATTTTGATTTTGAAAAAATTTGTCCTAATATGAAACTTTCTTTTAATGAGGATGCATTTATTACGTTTAAATCAAGTTCGCCTTGGGCTTTGGCAATTTTTAAGGGCTTATCTAAACATTATGGATTTAAGTTAAATACTCCTATAAGTGATATTCCTAAGGATGTTCTTCAAAAGATTTTGTATGGAGATAATGTAAAGATAGATTTTGTTTATAAGTCTAGAGAAATGGAAGCTAAAGAAATTAGTGGAGGTTTTCATTATTCTAAGGAATTTGAAGGTCTTATTCCTCTTTTAAAGAGACGTTATCTTGCAACTGAATCTGATAGTGCTAGATCATTTTATGAAAGTTTGATGTCTCGTAGAATTTGCAATTTTTGTAAGGGAAAGAGATTGAGTTGCGAGGCTTTGTCTGTTAAATTGGGTGGGAAAGATATTCAGGAGCTTAATAGTTTATCTGTTATGGATTCTTATTTATTTTTTGAAAATATTGAGTTTGATGAGTTTGATACAAAAATTGCTAAAGAGATTTTAAAAGAAATTAGGAGTAGGCTCAAATTTTTAATTGATGTTGGACTGTCTTATTTATGTTTGGACAGAATATCTGGCACTCTTTCAGGGGGTGAAGCTCAAAGAATTAGACTTGCTACACAAATAGGTTCAGCTCTTGCTGGAGTTCTTTATGTACTTGATGAACCTAGCATTGGGTTGCATCAAAGAGATAATGAAAAATTAGTAAAGACCCTTGTTAATCTTAAAGAACTTGGCAATACAGTAATTGTTGTAGAACATGATGAACAGACTTTACGTACTGCTGATTATATTATTGATGTTGGGCCTGGAGCTGGGATTTATGGTGGGGAGATAGTTGCTAAGGGAATATTATCTGATATTTTAAATAATGAAAATAGTTTAACCGGCAAATATTTAAGTGGACAACTTAAAATAGAAGTTCCAGAAGTAAGACGTAAAATAGGGAAATCCAAAATTGTACTTTTCAATGCAAATAAAAATAATTTAAAAAATATTAACGTTCACATTCCTTTGGGAGTTTTTACTGTAATAACTGGGGTTTCTGGTAGTGGAAAGAGTACTCTTCTTAATGAGGTATTATATCCTGCTTTGGATAGTAGGTTAAAAGCGAATGAAATCTATTCTGATGGTTTTGAGAATATTATTGGCTATGAACAAATTGATAAGGTTATTCAAATAAATCAAAAACCAATAGGACGAACTCCAAGATCAAATCCGGCAACTTATGTTGGATTTTTTACAGAGATTAGGGAAATTTTTGCAAAGCTTCCAGAGTCTAAGACAAGGGGATTTAAAGCTGGTAGATTTTCTTTTAATGTTAAGGGCGGACGTTGTGAAAAATGTCAGGGTGATGGATATTTAAACATTCAGATGCATTTTTTACCTGATGTTTTTGTTCCTTGTGGTCTATGTAAAGGTAAAAAATTTAATGAAGAAACTTTGGAAATTAGGTATAAGGGGAAAAATATTTATGATGTTTTAGAAATGAGTGTTCTTGAAGCTAAAGATTTCTTTGAAAATGTTCCAAAGATTAGTCATTATTTAAACCTTTTAAAACAAGTTGGACTTGAATATATTAAATTGGGACAGTCATCAACAACCCTTTCAGGAGGAGAGGCTCAACGAATTAAATTGGCATTTGAGCTTGGTAAGAAAAGTAGTGGAAAAACTTTTTATATTATTGATGAACCAACTACGGGTTTACATTTTGATGATATAAGGAAATTATTAGAAGTATTGCAATTACTTGTTAAAAATGGAAATACTGTGGTTCTCATAGAACATAATTTAGATGTTATTAAGCAAGCGGATTATATAATAGACTTAGGTCCTGAGGGTGGAGTATCTGGAGGAAATATTGTTGTATCTGGAACTCCTGAAGAGGTTGCAAAATGCAAGAGTTCCTATACAGGAATGTTTTTGAAAAATCTTTTATAA